The DNA segment CGGATGGTGGGCGAGCTCTATGAGCAGTCCTGTGAGGTTTGATGGGGGAAGTTGAAGAAGTGAGGACCCACCGGCTATGCTGGAAGCGGCAACCAAACCAGCACCGGGAGGCCCTCACAGTGAAAACCGATGAGAAGATCACGCTTGTTCGCTCCAACACCCTGATCGTGGCGGTGGAGGTGGTCAAGAAGACCCACTACGCACGCGTCATCGATCAGGTGGGGCGAACTGTCGAGGAGCCGTTTGAGTTCCACAACGGCGACGAAGGGTTTCGCCGCCTGGAGAGGCGGCTCCTACGCCGGCAAGCAGAAATCGGCGCGGAGAGGGTGATCATCGGGATGGAGCCCACCGGCCACTACTGGAAGCCGCTGGCCTACTGGCTGGTCGGCAGGGGCTACACCGTGGTGCTGGTCAACCCGATAATCACGAAGCGTCCCAAGGAGGACCGTGACAACAGCCCGAGCAAGACGGACCCGAAGGACACGGGGGTGATCGCGGATCTGGTGCTCCAGGGGAAGTTCCTCGAGGTGCTCCTGCCCAAAGGGGTCTACGCGAACCTGCGACAGTTGAACGTGGCCCGGCGTGAGCTCAAGGCGAAGCTGAGCAGCGGGAAGAACAGGCTCCATGCGATTCTCGACGAGTTCTTCCCGGAGTTCACGGACGTTTTCAAGGATCCCCTCGGCATGGGAGCTTTGTGGGTCCTGGAGCACTGCCCGTTCCCGGACGACGTGCTGCCTTTCCCGTTCGAGGAGCTCATCGGGGGTCGACGCCAGGCCAGCAGGAACCGTGTGGGCCGAGCCAGAGCGGAAAAGCTGTTCGAGACAGCCTGGGAGTCGGTGGGCGTGCAGGAAGGGCTGGAAGGGGCCAGGGTTCGCCTGAGGAGTACTCTGGTGGAGCTCCGGGTGTACAAGGAGCAGCTCGTCGAGGTCGAGGCCGCCATGAAGCGGCAGTTGGAGGCGACGGGGGTGGCAGAGTACCTGCTCAGCATCCCCGGGATCGGGATGGTGCTGGCGGCAGGCTTCCTGGCCGAGACCGGGGATCTGAGCGCGTATCGGAACTGGCGGCAGTTGCGGAACCTGGCGGGGCTCAACGTGAAGCAGAACAGCTCCGGGAAGCACAAGGGCAAGACGACGATCACCAAGCGAGGCCGCCCGGGATTGCGGGAAGTGCTCTATCAAGCGGCTATCGGCGTCGCCCAACACAGCCCAGAGCTCCGGGAGCTGTATCACTACTGGCTGAGTCGGCCACAGAATCCGCTGAAGCCGAAAGCGGCCCTGGTCGCCCTGGGACTGAAGGCGCTGCGGATCATGTCCACCTTGGCGACCCGTAAGGAGTACTACGGCCCGGCCAAGGTGCTGGGTGAGGTACGGAAGACGCAACTGCGCGCCGCATAAACCTTAACTGCTCCGATGCCAAGAAGTGGTGCCAGTAGAACGGTAACATATGGGGGACCTTCCTGGGGTCTCGGAGGCCGTAAGCTGAAGGGACCCCAGGAAGGGCCCCCCTATCTCACTGTTCCCCTGGAACCACTTCTTGGCATCGGAGCAGGTGACCCGTGCTTCACGTGTGGGTCCCGAGCAGCGGCCCCTTTCTGCCAATGCGTCCGCTGTACCTTGAACTGCACATGGGCGGCAGCAGCCATCACGGCCGCCTCCAAGCAATGGAAACCGTACAAGGATAGGTCGCTCCGATCGGTCGGTTGATCCCAGGCTGTCTGAACTCGGTCCAGGTGACGTCTGGCAACTCCGTACTGTGACTTCGCGTCTGGGGTACCCATAGCTGCCCTCACCTCCTGTCTACCCTTCCACCATTATACCTGCTTCTACCGTATCCCGGCCTTACCTGGCTCAAGTCTCTCGGTAGTACCGACGGGCGACGGAGATGAGTTGGGCGCGGCCATGGGTCACCGCGGACTCCCGGTCTCAAAAGACCGACCGTTCGAACCGCCGGATCAGCGCCACCAGCAGGCCCACCAGATAGACCGTCCCCACGCCCAGGTAGAGCCACGCCCCCTCCTGACCCGCCGCCAGCGTGGTGAAATGGATGGAAAGCCAGAAGGACGGGGTGACACCCATGATCCAGGCCCACGGGCCCGCCAGCAAGTGGGCCACAACCGGAAAGATCACCAGCAGCCCGGACGCCTTGGCCAGCACCAGACCCGTCACCTTGTTCTCGGCATAGGCGGCGACGAAGAACGCCACGACCGGGGCGACCAGAGAGCAGACCAGCACCCCCGGGATCGTCGCGGCGATCGGGTACGTCCCGAGGCCGGCAAGGTGGATGGAGGCATAGGAGATCACCGTCGCATATGCCATGGGAACGATGGTCTTGTACGCCAGATGGCTGGCCTTCGAGAGGCTGGTCACCGAGATGGCGGTAAGCACATTCTCATCCCGTTCTTCCAGCAGGATGAACCCCACCACCATACCCACCATGATCGGCATGAGCAGCGGCACCAGGCTGATGATGAACGGATAGTGCAGAGCCAGGTCGAACCCAGGGTGCCGCAGCAGCGCAGCGCGCAGCGGGGGAAGACCGAGGCGCAACAGCGCGAGAATCACAAAGGGAACGTAGATCAAGACTTCCAAGAGCGGGTCACGGGTAGCGTTCCGCAGATCGAAGAGGGAGAGGTAGGCCAGTCGCTTCCAGTTCAGGCGGGTCTCCATGTGGAACCTCCTGTCTGCCTGTGGACCACGCGGGTCACTTCCCGGCGCGCCCACCACCACGCAGCACCAATCGAGGCGATCAGATAGAGATGACTGTAGAGCAGCAGGGCCGGCGAGACTGGCTCGAGCGCTCCGGCGATGAGCACCAACGAGGCCTGGGTCGGAAACAGGTAGAACAGGAGATTCCTGGACTCAAGGAAGTACTCCACGACGGGCGGAATGACGACAGCCATGCTGGCGCCGGCGGTCAGGAAGTACTCGTTCAACGTTTCCGCGCGCATCGCAAAGGGGATGCTGACCAGGGTGAGAAGGACCGAGGAGAAGAAGACGCCGGCGGTCAGGAAGTACCAGTTGAAGGCCCATCCGTAGAGCGGGAGCATGATGGCGTAGGCCGCGAGAACGGAGAGCAGCGCCAGCGAGGTCGCCTTGGCGGCAACATACTCGGCCGGATCGAGGGGCGTGACGAAGAGTCCGGTCAGCACATCCTGCTTCCGTTCCAGGAGGACCATGCCCCCCACGAAGAAGAACCCAAGGGCCGCCGGATCCGAGAAGACCAGCAACGGGGCCGCGACCTCACGCACCGCCGGAGAAAGGGAGAGCAACACCAGGACGTACAGGGCGCAGACCACGGCATACACCGTGTACATCCCGTGCCGCACCTCAAAGCGTACATCCTGCCATACCAGCGTCCAGAACCGGTGCCGGCCGCCGCCTCGGATCCGATCGCTCATAGCAGCCCCCTGCCGGTGGTGGCGACGAAGACATCCTCAAGGGTCGCTTCCTGGGTGTGGATCGTCTCCACCGTTCCCGCTTTCAAGAGGGCCATGAAATCCCCGTTCTCTCCGATGTCCGCGAGCGGAAACTCCCAGGCTACCGTAGAGCCGTTGTTCCGGCATTCGACCCGGACCCGTCGCCGTCCGTGGCGCAGCTTCAGCTCCCGCGGGGCATCGATCAGGCTGATCCTCCCATCCACGATGAACGCCACACGGTCGCAGAGCTGGTCAGCCACCGTCATGTTGTGGGTGGTGAGAAAGACCGTCTTGCCCTGGCGCTTCTGCTCCCGGATGATCTCCATGATCCGCCTCCCGTTGGTCGGATCGAGTCCGGACGTGGGCTCGTCGAGAAAGAGGATCTCCGGGTCGTGCAGCAAGGCCCGGCAGAAGTTCAGGCGCATCTTCATTCCCTTGGAGAACTCTCCCACCCGGGTGTGGGCCTCCCCCTCCAGCCCCACCAGGCGGAGCAGCCTGAGCGGATCCTGCGTGGGTTTGTCGTACAGCTTGCTGAAGAAGTCCAGGTTCTCGACGGCGGTGAACCTGGTGTACAGGTTGGGCAGCTCAAAGCAGACCCCCACATGACGATAGTACTCCCTGCCGAAGTGCCGCAGGTCGCGGCCCATCACCTCCACCGTTCCCCGGTAGTCCCGCAGCACACCGATGACGAGCTTCTGGGTGGTGCTCTTCCCCGCTCCACTCGGTCCGAGGAATCCGAAGATCTCCCCCGGTTCGACGGAGAAGTCCACCCCTTGCAGGGCATCTCTGGTCGATCCTGGGTATCGATAGGCGAGGCCGGCCACACGGATCATTCCGTCGCCCCCTTCTCGGTGATCATGCCTCGGGCAAGGACCTCGGCCAGGAGGCTGAACACTCGTTCAAACACGTTCTCCCCGATCTCCGCCCGGTGCAGTGTCAGCAGGAAGACCGCCCGGAACAGTCCGACCACCACCTCCGGTTCCGCGTCGAGGATCAGTCCCCGGTTCTGCAGGTACTCCACATATCCCGAAAGCTCGCGCGCATCTTTGATCCGATGCTTGTCCAGCCGCTCCTGCCCGAGCTTCCGCACCAGGGCCTGGTAGGTGCCCTCTTTGTAGAGTTGTTGCAACAGCTCGTTTTCCGTCAGGTGTTTCAGCCCTTCGTGCATGAACCGCCGGATGCCCTCGCGAGTGTTCTCCGCCTCGGAGACGATCCGGTTCAACAGCTCGTCCCGGAAGCTCTCCTCCCGCTCCACCACCGACATGAACAGATCTTCTTTGGACTCAAAGAAGGCGTAGAACGACCCCTTGGCGATCCCCACCGCGCGGCAGAGTTCGTCCACCGTCACCCGCTTCAGCCCATGCCGGGCGAAGAGCTGCCGACCGTGGGTCATGAGCGCCTCCCGTATCTCGTCCCGTCGCTCCGCGGTGAACTCTTTCGGCATGGTCACTCCTCCGCCGTGACTCCAGACCCGCACCGGGTGCGTGTCTCTGTGACCAAATCCGTCGTCTAGTCATTCCTACCGTAGCATAGATCTGTCGCCCGTGCAACCGACCTGTGCAACCACCCTCGCTTGCTGGTGTACGTGTGCCGGCGGTCAACCGCGGTAGTAGTTGGCGAGAGCGGTAAACGCGGCCTTGGGTTCCCAGTCCATGTCGGGATAGGTGTGGCCGCGGCGGCCTTCGAGCACTTTGACCACGCCGTAACTGGCCCTGTCCAGGTCTTTGTGGGCATCCTTGCGGTGAGGCAGGTCGTAGCGGGCGAAGGTGTTCACGAACGCGGTGTCGACACCCTCGTCATTGAAGATGTCCAGAAGCTCGCACAAGTACCGTGCCTGTTGGGCTTCATCACGGGCGTAGTCGCCCGTCAGTCCGATCGGTCGGCCGTCGTCACCCCACTCGATGATCGTGTCGCCGCGGCCGCCAAGGTCGGCCGCGTCACGATGGGTGGTGCACCCGAACTCCGTGATCGCGACGGGCTTTCCTTGTGCCTTTCCCTGTGAAACGCTGGAACGGATGAGTTCACGATACCGTGGCGCGTTGTCGACGGACCGATAGCCCGCATCTGTCGATATGATGTCAAACGGTGCCCAGTCGACGCCCTCGAAAGGCAGAGAGGCGTAGGTGACCGGCCCGCCAAACCGGGCACGCACCAGGCCGACGGCTTTGCGGAGGAAGTCGTTGACACGGCCGGGAAGCTCCGGCAGCACCTCGCGGGCCCGGCGGGGATCGCTCAGCAGGTTGAGCCGCTCTTGGAGAGTGTTGCCGGGCAGGAACCCTGCATTGAACAGGCTCAGTTCAGAGCCGGTGACAAACACGACCTCGGCTCCCCCCCGACGCAACCGTTCAGCGTGCTCGGCACAGTCGATCAGGAGAGCCTGTAGCTCATCCATGCTCAGTCCACAGGTGAAGGGCGAGAGCCAGACCTCGAGCCCGACTTCGGCGGCGTGGCCGGAGGCGACCTTCAGCCGATTCGGGTCGCCGCTCGTGATGCGGATCGCGTTACAGTGTAGGTCCTCACGGATGACGCGCATCTCCCGCCGAACGAGCTGGGGGTCGAAGTGTTCACGGGTGCTCACTCCGGCGTTGACGAAGCCGGTATCGTAGGCGATGCCATTCCCACGCATGGACATGCCCCTCTCTTGTAACGAATTCGGGATTGCCCCCTGTCGCACTGTCGTGCCCTCGGCGGCGGCCGAGCGCCTGCCGGGTCGTCGGCATCTCGATCAGTCGGTCGATGAGGAAGCCAAGACGGGCGAGCTCGTTGCAGTAGGCCTGGAGCGGCCGGTGGAAGCTATGGATCGCTCCGGGCTTGCCGCCCGGAAGGGGCCGCACGGGGACGGCAAGAGGCGTGAGGTACCGGTCGACCCGGCGGAACTGGAGCTCCCGGTTCGCATCCCATGCCCAGCCACTCTGCCTGGCGACGCGAAAGCACGGGTGGGTCATGAGGCGGACGATGCGTCCCTCGGGCTTGAGGGCCCAGGCAGCCGAGTCGAGGGCAGCTTCGAGGGGATCCATGTCCTGAAGGCTGAGCAGGAAGACCACCGCGTCGGCGTGTGCGGCACGCGGGCCCTTGACGGTCTCCAGCCGGCAGGCGTCGCCCCTTAGGAAAGTGCCTGACCGGCCGTGCCGTCTCCGGGCCAGGGGCGGTCGGGTCCCAGCTCGTCTGGGAGGCAAGCCGTTCTTTCGTCTCTCGCGGCTTAGGGCGGCTCACGGCCGCATCCCTCCTCTTTCGTGCACGACTCGATGCCACGAAATAAAGGGCCCCGGTCTCCCGTGGCCCTGGAGGGCATTGCAGTCAACCACCGCCTCAACGCAGGGAACGACAGGGAGCCCCCGGTGTGGCCCTTTGACGGATGGGTCGATGGCACCGCGCCTCTTGAGGATCGCAAGCAAGGATGTCTGGAGGCGGCGATCCGAGGGAGCAACTTGGAGATCTACGCAGGCAAGAGAGATTCTACATCGCCGGGACGAAGCCGGGGAACTGCCGGAGAATGCCGGCCGTGAATTCGTCCGCCATCCGGAGGAGCAGCTGTTCCCCTTCATCGTAATGGGCGATGCCGGACGCGTAATCCCTGTTGAGCCTGGCTACGGCCTGGGCTTTGACCAGGTCAAGGTGTTCGCGCCACATCCGGCGCATGCCTTCCCTGGACCAATAGAGATTGATCTCGCCGAGAAAAGAAGCGATCTCGTCAGCGTTAGCGTACCATCTCCGCTCCGTCTCTTCAGCGGCGGCACTCTCACCGGCTTTGGACTCCTGGACGAGCTGCGCGGCAAGTACCAGATGCTCCGTGAGCAGATCGTTCAGCCGCCCGGCGACCTTGTCTCCGTACAAGGGTCGGAACACCGCCGCGATGTCCGCCGGGTTGCGAAGAAGGCGCCTGGTCACGAGGTCCTCGTCCGCCAGGCTCTCCGTGATGCTGATAATGGTCATCATGGTCCAGGCCGCGTGCTGCTCCCAGAGCATGCGCATGAGGTTGTTCAGATCGCAGAGGCCTGTCTCACGGGGGCGTGAATCCATATGGCTCACTCCTTGGGCAGATGCTGCTCTACTATACGAGACGGTGACAAGGTGAGTCACCGCATCCGCCGCCGGGCGCACCGATGGGGGTAGCCGCCGAGGTACCGGCTCATCCGCCACTGGAACGAGGTCGTCGAGACGGCGAGGGGGCTGCGGATGGCGGGGAGCCTGTAGATCTCCGCGGTCAGGGAGCCTTCACCCTCACGTACCGTCCCGAAGCGAAGTCCGCTCGAGCCACTTGTTGGAAAGACCTGCCATTGCTGTGATCAACACAAGTCCTTTTGCCCCCGGGTCGCCCTGAAGGCCCAGGCTCCCCAGTGGCGGATCGCTCCCGCAGGTTCCATCAGGACCAGCGCCACGAGGACGACGCCTGCCCGGCACGTGATCTCCTCGACGGTGGCCCGCTCGTAGCCCACCTCCCTGAAGCAGGCCAGGGCGGCCTCAGCCATTGCGAATGAGAGATCAGGGGTACACGCCCGGCACGCCCTGCCGACCCGGAGGTCACGGATCGAGCTTCAGAACGTATTCCGGCTGATCCCCGTTGGGATCTCCGGTAGGCCGGAACCCAAACCGCCGGCAGAACGGCTCCGGGCTCGCCGGACCCGTCCCACAACTGGGTCTCCTCTGCGCTGCGGACGGCGCCATCCTCTTCCCCGGTCATGGTGTCGGCCTCCCCATACACTGCCCCGCTTCCGCGACGATCCGCTCTACCGTCGTCTCGTCAACGGCGCCCTGGCTCAGCATCGGGAGCTTCTTCAGCGGCAGCTCGAGCACGAATGGCGGTAGCGGCCCCTCGCCGAACTGCCCGGCCACTTCCGCCGGCAGCAACCGCTCCAGCGTCGACCTGCCTGCCGGATGCTCCAGCCAGGCCCGGATCGAGGAGTCGGCGTCCAGGAGTTGCTCGGCCCGCACGCCCTCGACCAGCCTGACCGTGGCCTCCCCTCGGATGTCACGAGACGACGCACCGACCAGCAGGTCATATTCGCCTGGTTCGGCCACCCATCCGCTCTTGTCTGGGTCGTAGTAGGAGAGATCCCTTATGGTGAGCGTAAAGGTGACGGGTTTCGACTGGCCGGGAGCCAGGTCGACTTTGGCGAACCCCTTCAACTCCTTCACCGGACGCGCCAGCCGTGACCGGCGAGGCCTCACGTAAAGCTGCACGACCTCCTCCCCCGGGCGCTCGCCGGTGTTGGTGATGGGAAGCGAGACCTCGAGGGAGCCCGCCGGCGTCATCTCACGACTGCTGAGGCTCAACGGTCCGTACGCGAAGGTCGTGTAGGAGAGCCCGTGACCGAAGGGGAAGAACGGGTCGACGCGTTTCGTATCGTAGTAGCGGTAGCCGATGAACAGCCCCTCGCCGTAGAAGACACGCCCGTTCTCGCCGGGGAAGTTGAGATAGGACGGGTTATCCTCCAGCCGCGCCGGATAGGTCTCGGCCAGCTTGCCCGAGGGATTGACCTCGCCGAAGAGCAGGTCGGCCACCGCGCCGCCCGATGCCTGGCCTGCCAGGCCAGCCAACAGCAACGCAGGCACTCGATCCACCCAGTCTGCCAGAGAGACCGGCGCCCCGTTCTGCAGCACGACGGCGGTGCGGGGTTGGACCTCGACCACCGACTTGATCAGCTCCACGTGCCCGGCTGGCAGGTCCATCGCGCG comes from the Limnochorda pilosa genome and includes:
- a CDS encoding IS110 family RNA-guided transposase; protein product: MKTDEKITLVRSNTLIVAVEVVKKTHYARVIDQVGRTVEEPFEFHNGDEGFRRLERRLLRRQAEIGAERVIIGMEPTGHYWKPLAYWLVGRGYTVVLVNPIITKRPKEDRDNSPSKTDPKDTGVIADLVLQGKFLEVLLPKGVYANLRQLNVARRELKAKLSSGKNRLHAILDEFFPEFTDVFKDPLGMGALWVLEHCPFPDDVLPFPFEELIGGRRQASRNRVGRARAEKLFETAWESVGVQEGLEGARVRLRSTLVELRVYKEQLVEVEAAMKRQLEATGVAEYLLSIPGIGMVLAAGFLAETGDLSAYRNWRQLRNLAGLNVKQNSSGKHKGKTTITKRGRPGLREVLYQAAIGVAQHSPELRELYHYWLSRPQNPLKPKAALVALGLKALRIMSTLATRKEYYGPAKVLGEVRKTQLRAA
- a CDS encoding TetR/AcrR family transcriptional regulator; the encoded protein is MPKEFTAERRDEIREALMTHGRQLFARHGLKRVTVDELCRAVGIAKGSFYAFFESKEDLFMSVVEREESFRDELLNRIVSEAENTREGIRRFMHEGLKHLTENELLQQLYKEGTYQALVRKLGQERLDKHRIKDARELSGYVEYLQNRGLILDAEPEVVVGLFRAVFLLTLHRAEIGENVFERVFSLLAEVLARGMITEKGATE
- a CDS encoding ABC transporter ATP-binding protein, producing MIRVAGLAYRYPGSTRDALQGVDFSVEPGEIFGFLGPSGAGKSTTQKLVIGVLRDYRGTVEVMGRDLRHFGREYYRHVGVCFELPNLYTRFTAVENLDFFSKLYDKPTQDPLRLLRLVGLEGEAHTRVGEFSKGMKMRLNFCRALLHDPEILFLDEPTSGLDPTNGRRIMEIIREQKRQGKTVFLTTHNMTVADQLCDRVAFIVDGRISLIDAPRELKLRHGRRRVRVECRNNGSTVAWEFPLADIGENGDFMALLKAGTVETIHTQEATLEDVFVATTGRGLL
- a CDS encoding fluoroquinolone export ABC transporter permease subunit, which codes for MSDRIRGGGRHRFWTLVWQDVRFEVRHGMYTVYAVVCALYVLVLLSLSPAVREVAAPLLVFSDPAALGFFFVGGMVLLERKQDVLTGLFVTPLDPAEYVAAKATSLALLSVLAAYAIMLPLYGWAFNWYFLTAGVFFSSVLLTLVSIPFAMRAETLNEYFLTAGASMAVVIPPVVEYFLESRNLLFYLFPTQASLVLIAGALEPVSPALLLYSHLYLIASIGAAWWWARREVTRVVHRQTGGSTWRPA